The following proteins are encoded in a genomic region of Halorussus lipolyticus:
- a CDS encoding FAD-dependent oxidoreductase, which yields METTVLVVGGGATGAGVARDLALRGVDVTLVDRGGLASGTSGRSHGLLHSGARYAEADRIGAEECIRENRVLKRIAGECVRDTGGLFVQLAGDDPAYFEEKREACEEVGIPTTLLDGDDARAVVPDLSESVERALRVPDAVVYPSRLVAANAADARDHGGQIHPHAPVEGMTVDDGKIAAVKVGGSIDGRIEPEFVVNATGAWAEKVAAMAGVGVEMRPTRGVMVSVEYDGLGPVLNRCRAPDDGDIVVPHDSEVVLGTTSVEVADPDDYATESWEVSETVAECAVMLPPVADAPDVRTWWGVRPLYGPDERERQDSDGETSGGRGISRGFFVLDHADEGVENFASVVGGKLTTYRQMAEATANLVCDRLGVTAECSTADRRLLGADDPERLDSLVAEFDGQGETDADVVVDSTP from the coding sequence ATGGAGACGACCGTTCTCGTCGTCGGTGGCGGTGCGACCGGGGCCGGAGTCGCCCGTGACCTCGCGCTTCGCGGCGTAGACGTCACGCTCGTTGACCGAGGAGGCCTCGCCAGCGGAACGTCCGGCCGCTCGCACGGACTGTTGCACAGCGGCGCACGCTACGCCGAGGCCGACCGAATCGGGGCCGAGGAGTGCATCCGGGAGAATCGCGTCCTCAAGCGAATCGCCGGAGAGTGCGTCCGCGACACCGGCGGGTTGTTCGTCCAACTCGCCGGCGACGACCCCGCGTACTTCGAGGAGAAGCGCGAGGCCTGCGAGGAGGTCGGTATTCCCACGACTCTCCTCGACGGCGACGACGCCAGAGCGGTCGTCCCCGACCTCTCGGAGAGCGTCGAGCGTGCGCTCCGGGTCCCCGACGCCGTGGTCTACCCCTCCCGACTGGTCGCCGCCAACGCGGCCGACGCCCGCGACCACGGCGGGCAAATCCACCCCCACGCACCGGTCGAGGGGATGACCGTGGACGACGGGAAAATCGCCGCGGTGAAGGTCGGCGGGTCGATAGACGGCCGAATCGAACCCGAGTTCGTCGTCAACGCGACCGGCGCGTGGGCCGAGAAGGTCGCCGCGATGGCGGGCGTCGGCGTCGAGATGCGACCGACGCGAGGCGTGATGGTTTCGGTCGAGTACGACGGTCTCGGCCCGGTCCTGAACCGATGTCGCGCGCCGGACGACGGCGACATCGTGGTACCCCACGACTCGGAGGTCGTCCTCGGAACCACCAGCGTCGAAGTCGCGGACCCTGACGACTACGCGACCGAATCGTGGGAAGTCTCGGAGACGGTCGCCGAGTGCGCTGTGATGCTCCCGCCGGTCGCCGACGCGCCGGACGTTCGGACGTGGTGGGGCGTCAGGCCGCTGTACGGTCCCGACGAGAGAGAGCGGCAGGACTCAGATGGGGAGACTTCCGGCGGGCGCGGCATCTCGCGGGGCTTTTTCGTCCTCGACCACGCCGACGAGGGCGTCGAGAACTTCGCCAGCGTCGTCGGCGGGAAGTTGACGACCTACCGCCAGATGGCGGAAGCGACCGCGAATCTCGTCTGCGACCGACTGGGCGTCACCGCCGAGTGTTCGACCGCGGACCGGCGACTCCTCGGCGCGGACGACCCCGAGCGACTCGATTCCCTTGTCGCCGAGTTCGACGGGCAGGGCGAGACGGACGCCGACGTGGTTGTCGATTCCACGCCGTGA
- a CDS encoding orc1/cdc6 family replication initiation protein: MSDTNDSLFSRDDPIFADKELLEINHLPDDGRIVGRDDEIQSLANALNPALFAQSPSNVLLYGKTGTGKSLCAKHVSRQLVREADSEGVAVGRAYVDCAQDTTETQAVQTIASEVNTPATDISIPDKGISTSTYYKRLWRILDAEYDVVIIMLDEIDKLENDEILMQLSRAGEAGKLDHCKLGTIGISNKIKYKDRMDERVKSSLCEREFVFPPYNANQLRDIMAARDDAFKEDVLEPGTIPLAAAQAAQEHGDARKAIDILRYAGEIAQSEGDAKVREEYVEQARDRAENDRFRELIRGATPHSKRTLRALAMLSMKHDDDAYRTSRVYQAYERICDRAGTDPLSARRVRDLLREHAFLDVIEQADRSGGSADGNYTEHRLVEDPAVVMAVLGDE; this comes from the coding sequence ATGAGCGACACCAACGACAGTCTCTTTTCCAGAGACGACCCCATCTTCGCCGACAAGGAACTCCTCGAAATCAACCACCTCCCCGACGACGGTCGAATCGTCGGCCGGGACGACGAGATTCAGTCGCTCGCTAACGCACTCAACCCTGCCCTCTTTGCCCAATCCCCGAGCAACGTCCTCCTCTACGGGAAGACCGGTACGGGCAAATCGCTCTGCGCCAAGCACGTCTCCCGCCAGCTCGTCCGCGAGGCCGACTCGGAAGGCGTCGCCGTCGGCCGCGCCTACGTCGATTGTGCCCAAGACACCACCGAGACGCAAGCCGTCCAGACCATCGCCAGCGAGGTCAATACGCCAGCGACCGACATCTCCATCCCCGACAAAGGCATCTCGACCTCGACGTACTACAAACGCCTCTGGCGAATCCTCGACGCCGAATACGACGTCGTAATCATCATGCTGGACGAAATCGACAAACTCGAGAACGACGAGATTCTGATGCAACTCTCGCGTGCCGGCGAGGCCGGGAAACTCGACCACTGTAAACTCGGGACCATCGGCATCAGCAACAAAATCAAGTACAAAGACCGGATGGACGAGCGCGTCAAATCTAGCCTCTGCGAACGAGAGTTTGTCTTCCCACCGTACAACGCCAACCAATTGCGCGACATCATGGCCGCCCGCGACGACGCGTTCAAAGAGGACGTCCTCGAACCGGGAACCATTCCCCTCGCGGCGGCCCAAGCCGCCCAAGAACACGGCGACGCTCGGAAGGCCATCGACATCCTGCGGTACGCCGGCGAAATCGCCCAGTCGGAAGGCGACGCGAAGGTCCGCGAGGAGTACGTCGAACAGGCGCGCGACCGGGCCGAGAACGACCGGTTCCGGGAACTCATCCGCGGCGCGACGCCCCACTCGAAGCGGACCCTGCGCGCCCTCGCAATGCTCTCGATGAAACACGACGACGACGCGTATCGGACCTCTCGGGTCTATCAAGCCTACGAGCGAATCTGTGACCGAGCGGGGACCGACCCGCTGTCGGCGCGGCGCGTCCGGGACCTCCTCAGAGAACACGCGTTCTTGGACGTTATCGAACAGGCCGACCGGAGCGGCGGGAGCGCGGACGGAAACTACACTGAACACCGCTTGGTCGAGGACCCCGCAGTCGTGATGGCCGTCCTCGGCGACGAGTAA
- a CDS encoding SRPBCC family protein encodes MERVTVTRNIEASPEALKERIEDVEPFMRSAGFDEVEVEGDTIHLANAVGLFFEIELTLEIVEDDDAILAYEQRDGIFEEMTTRYTLREHDGQTTVRATTEFAIDVAYLGPAFDATVVTRQRRVELTKQFDYLESEL; translated from the coding sequence ATGGAAAGGGTAACGGTCACGCGGAATATCGAAGCATCTCCCGAGGCCCTCAAAGAACGTATCGAGGACGTGGAACCGTTCATGCGTTCCGCGGGATTCGACGAGGTGGAAGTAGAGGGCGATACCATCCACCTCGCAAACGCGGTGGGACTGTTCTTCGAAATCGAGTTGACGCTCGAAATCGTCGAGGACGACGACGCAATCCTCGCGTACGAACAGCGAGACGGTATCTTCGAGGAGATGACGACGAGGTACACCCTGCGAGAACACGACGGGCAGACGACGGTGAGGGCGACGACGGAGTTCGCAATCGACGTGGCGTACCTCGGACCCGCGTTCGACGCGACGGTCGTCACGCGCCAGCGCCGGGTAGAGCTAACTAAACAATTCGATTACCTCGAATCTGAATTGTGA
- a CDS encoding transcription initiation factor IIB: MVRPNRQRERDGTQEAKEAQEDEKEGQQCPECESDNLVTSGDSNEIVCEDCGLVIEEQTIDRGPEWRAFNHNERQNKSRVGAPTTQTMHDKGLTTQIDWKDKDAYGRSISSKKRSQMHRLRKWQERIRTKDAGERNLQFALSEIDRMASALGVPRSVREVSSVIYRRALKEDLIRGRSIEGVATSCLYAGCRQEGIPRSLEEVSEVSRVERKEIGRTYRYVAKELSLEMEPVDPKEYVPRFSSELGVSEEVKMQANQIIDETAEQGLLSGKSPTGYAAAAIYAASLLCNEKKTQREVAEVAQVTEVTIRNRYQEQIEAMGIY, translated from the coding sequence ATGGTCCGGCCAAATCGCCAGCGCGAACGGGACGGTACGCAAGAAGCGAAAGAAGCGCAAGAAGACGAGAAAGAGGGCCAGCAGTGCCCGGAATGCGAGTCAGACAACCTCGTTACCAGCGGCGACAGTAACGAAATCGTCTGCGAGGACTGCGGGCTCGTCATCGAGGAACAGACTATCGACCGCGGGCCGGAGTGGCGCGCGTTCAATCACAACGAACGACAGAACAAGAGTCGGGTCGGCGCGCCGACGACCCAGACGATGCACGACAAGGGGTTGACGACGCAAATCGACTGGAAGGACAAGGACGCCTACGGCCGGTCTATCTCCTCGAAGAAGCGAAGCCAGATGCACCGCCTGCGCAAGTGGCAGGAGCGCATCCGAACCAAGGACGCGGGCGAGCGCAACCTCCAGTTCGCGCTCTCGGAAATCGACCGGATGGCCTCGGCACTCGGGGTCCCGCGGTCGGTCCGAGAGGTCTCGTCGGTCATCTACCGGCGGGCGCTCAAGGAGGACCTCATCCGCGGACGCTCCATCGAAGGGGTTGCGACGAGTTGTCTCTACGCCGGGTGTCGCCAAGAGGGCATCCCCCGAAGCCTCGAGGAGGTCTCGGAGGTCTCCCGAGTCGAACGCAAGGAAATCGGGCGGACCTACCGGTACGTCGCCAAGGAGTTGAGCCTCGAGATGGAACCGGTAGACCCCAAGGAGTACGTGCCCCGGTTCAGTTCCGAACTCGGCGTGAGCGAGGAGGTCAAGATGCAGGCCAACCAGATTATCGACGAGACCGCAGAACAGGGCCTGCTGTCGGGCAAGTCGCCAACCGGCTACGCCGCGGCGGCAATCTACGCCGCGTCGCTCCTCTGTAACGAGAAGAAAACTCAGCGCGAGGTCGCCGAGGTCGCACAGGTGACCGAGGTGACGATTCGCAACCGGTACCAAGAGCAAATCGAAGCGATGGGCATCTACTGA